GAGGAGCCCGCCGCCGCGTGCCGCCTCGACGGAGAGTGCCGCCACGAAGCCCACCATGGCCAGCCGGCCGTTGATGCGCTCCGGCGCCGGGCCGCTGAAGGCGAGCGTGTCCCAGACCGAGGGGTTCGCCTTCTTGGTCATGGGCTTGGGTGCCGCCGGGATCGGGGTCGGGCTCGTGCTCGGGGAGGAGGAGGTCGATGCGCTCGTCGTCTCCTTGGTTGAGTCCATGCCAGGCTGCACATACACAAACAATCTCACGTTGAGGTCGAGTCTCCAAGTAGCCAACATGCGATGCAGTCAAGTGTGTGACGTGAAAGCTCACCTCAGACTGGGCCCTGACGACGAGGGTCCTCCGGCGCGGGCCCGCCACTGGAGAGCGGGCGGCGGACCGGCCGACGACGGCGAAGGAACTCAAAGCCACCATGGTCGCCATTACTCAAGGCACGAAGAGAACTGAGAAGTTAGTGCTGGCTTAATGGATGGACCATGTCACTTGGCTGGTGTTGTTTTGCTGTGTCTCTGTGAGCGAGTAGCTGATGCACTTTATAGCGGCCGTGGGGAGGTCGCCGGTGGACGCGGCCATGGCCACGTGAACGAGGTCCAAAAGGCTGTACGtggagggagggaggcggcgggcTCACATGCATCGACGTGGACC
The sequence above is a segment of the Triticum dicoccoides isolate Atlit2015 ecotype Zavitan chromosome 1A, WEW_v2.0, whole genome shotgun sequence genome. Coding sequences within it:
- the LOC119315608 gene encoding high molecular mass early light-inducible protein HV58, chloroplastic-like yields the protein MATMVALSSFAVVGRSAARSPVAGPRRRTLVVRAQSEPGMDSTKETTSASTSSSPSTSPTPIPAAPKPMTKKANPSVWDTLAFSGPAPERINGRLAMVGFVAALSVEAARGGGLLDQAGSGAGLGWFLVTAGVFSAASLVPLLQGQTVESKSSGIWSADAELWNGRFAMLGLVALAATEFITGAPFVNI